One genomic window of Arvicola amphibius chromosome 4, mArvAmp1.2, whole genome shotgun sequence includes the following:
- the LOC119813485 gene encoding ketosamine-3-kinase, with protein METVLKRELGYSSVKATGHSGGGCISQGQSYDTDRGRVFVKVNSKAEAKRMFEGEMASLTAIMKTDTVKVPKPIKVLDAPGGGSMLVMEHLDMRYLSSHAAKLGSQLADLHLENKKLGEGLLKEAGTVGKGSGQTERPFVDQFGFDVVTCCGYLPQVNDWQKDWVTFYARQRIQPQMDMVEKRSGDREALELWSALQLKIPDLFRDLEIVPALLHGDLWGGNVAEDSSGPIIFDPASFYGHSEYELAIAGMFGGFSSSFHSAYHSKIPKAPGFDKRLQLYQLFHYLNHWNHFGSGYRGSSLNIMRNLSK; from the exons ATGGAGACGGTGCTGAAGCGGGAGCTGGGTTACAGCTCGGTCAAAGCTACGGGTCACTCGGGAGGCGGGTGCATTAGCCAGGGCCAGAGTTACGACACGGACAGAGGACGAGTGTTTGTGAAAGTGAACTCCAAGGCGGAG GCTAAGAGAATGTTTGAAGGGGAGATGGCCAGTCTAACGGCCATCATGAAGACAGACACAGTGAAAGTTCCCAAGCCTATCAAGGTCCTGGATGCCCCCGGAGGCGGGAGTATGCTAGTGATGGAGCATTTGGACATGCGGTACCTGAGCAG TCACGCTGCCAAGCTTGGGTCCCAGCTCGCAGACCTGCACCTTGAGAACAAGAAGCTTGGAGAGGGGCTCCTGAAGGAGGCTGGCACCGTGG ggaaaggaagtggACAGACAGAGCGGCCCTTTGTGGACCAGTTTGGATTTGATGTCGTGACATGCTGTGGGTACCTCCCCCAG GTAAATGACTGGCAGAAAGACTGGGTCACATTCTATGCCAGGCAGCGCATTCAACCCCAGATGGACATGGTGGAGAAGAGGTCTGGTGACCGGGAAGCTCTCGAGCTGTGGTCTGCTCTGCAG TTGAAGATTCCTGACCTGTTTCGTGACCTGGAAATTGTGCCTGCCTTACTGCACGGAGACCTCTGGGGAGGGAACGTAGCAGAAGATTCCTCTGGGCCCATCATCTTTGATCCAGCTTCCTTCTATGGCCACTCAGAGTATGAGCTGGCAATAGCTGGCATGTTCGGGGGCTTCAGCAGCTCTTTTCACTCTGCCTATCATAGCAAAATCCCTAAAGCCCCGGGATTTGATAAGCGCTTACAGCTGTATCAGCTTTTTCACTATCTGAACCACTGGAATCATTTTGGATCTGGGTACAGAGGATCCTCTCTCAACATAATGAGGAACCTCAGCAAATGA